ATCAATGGACGCTATTACATACCTACCCAATCTTCAGCGAATCTAAATGGTGGGAGTTTATGCCAGTCCTACCTAAAGAAGGAACTACCAAAGGGTGTGAAGAAGCGAATCGCACCGCAATATCTTTACCTTATTTCACAACAGAACAACCCGAATTGGTTGAACAGTATATACACGCGTTCCAAAAAGTCTGGGCTCACATTAATGAATTAACTTAATTGATAACAAGAAACTATTTAATTTATTCGTTAGTCATATTCACAACAAATAACAAATCCACCTAGAGGAGAGAAATGAATGGAAGCCACAGTTTCTTCACCACCTACCGTAGAAGTAAAAAACCCAAGAACGGGAGAACTCCTTTATTCCTTCCAGGAAATCACAGAAATCGATGTGGAACAAATGTACTCCACAGCCCAAAAAGCCTTCGAAAAAATCAGTACCATGACTGTCCGTGAACGACTTAACGAACTCGAAAAAATTAAACAATACCTTATAAAACATCGCGAAGAAATTGCTCAATTTATCAGTAAAGAAACTGGCAAATGTATAACCGATGCCCTTATCTTAGAATTATTCCCTGCCGTTGACCAGATTGACTATTACCAGAAAAATGCAGAAAAAATACTTCGCGACCAAAAAGTACCAACCCCAATCCTACTTATGGGCAAAAAATCAAAAATTGTATACGAACCATTAGGGATTATCCTCATTATCTCCCCTTGGAATTACCCATTCCATCTATCTTTTGTCCCCTTTGTCTGTGCTTTTATTGCTGGAAACGCTGTGATTATCAAACCATCACGGCTAACACCATTAAAAGGGTTATATGAAAAAATTATCGAAGAATCAGGCTTCATGAAAGGTGCTCTACAAATTGCCTACGCAAGCCGAAAAACCGCCAATCTACTCATCGAGAAAAAACCCGCTAAAATACATTTTACTGGCAGTGTCGACGTCGGAAAAACAATTATGAAGCAATCCGCACAATACCTGATTCCCGTCGAATTAGAACTGGGTGGAAAAGACCCCATGATTGTATTCGAAGATGTAAACTTAGAACGAACCGTTACAGGAGCAATATGGGGAAGCTTCACAAATTGCGGACAAACATGTACCTCCGTTGAGCGAATATTTGTTCACGAATCCATCATGGAACCCTTTGTAAAACTCATGGTAGAAAAAATCAAAAAATTGAGAACATTGGCAAATACACCAAATCCATCAGATGAAGCAGAATTAGATGTCGGCTGTATGACTGCCGATTTCCAAATCGAAGAAATAGAATCACAACTTGAAGAAGCAAAACAAAAAGGTGCCAATATTATTTGTGGCGGTGTAAGAGATAAAAATAGCCATGCTTTCCCACCTACCATCGTGACGAATGTCGGTCGTGATTATCGCATCCAATACCACGAAACATTCGGACCTGTAGTTACGATTACACCATTCAAAACTGAAGAAGAAGTAATACAAATGGCAAACGACTCACCTTATGGACTCTCAGCAAGCGTCTGGTCTGC
The genomic region above belongs to Candidatus Hydrogenedens sp. and contains:
- a CDS encoding aldehyde dehydrogenase family protein translates to MEATVSSPPTVEVKNPRTGELLYSFQEITEIDVEQMYSTAQKAFEKISTMTVRERLNELEKIKQYLIKHREEIAQFISKETGKCITDALILELFPAVDQIDYYQKNAEKILRDQKVPTPILLMGKKSKIVYEPLGIILIISPWNYPFHLSFVPFVCAFIAGNAVIIKPSRLTPLKGLYEKIIEESGFMKGALQIAYASRKTANLLIEKKPAKIHFTGSVDVGKTIMKQSAQYLIPVELELGGKDPMIVFEDVNLERTVTGAIWGSFTNCGQTCTSVERIFVHESIMEPFVKLMVEKIKKLRTLANTPNPSDEAELDVGCMTADFQIEEIESQLEEAKQKGANIICGGVRDKNSHAFPPTIVTNVGRDYRIQYHETFGPVVTITPFKTEEEVIQMANDSPYGLSASVWSADLKRAERVARKIVTGNVSINNVLATQANSALPFGGIKDSGFGRYRGAQGLYAFSNIKSILIDRQWSRLEAYWHPYSRKKFELFSNVFETVFQRGIIPLLKTSWLGLKLELLSRKHRL